From the genome of Anopheles merus strain MAF chromosome X, AmerM5.1, whole genome shotgun sequence, one region includes:
- the LOC121597960 gene encoding actin cytoskeleton-regulatory complex protein pan1-like, which produces MDFFKSVLPPLPKLPKLKKIRQWNGGSLLNLHQFPNLPAAFNLGGSVPAAPATTTSTRRQPGLPRGDCVHPSHGPTPPPARAQPPQHMRHSSDISIISAAVSSRTPADYSHRDNLGLYALKCDRSAAKRGILLHLPRKITQAVGGSDMTVQHGAPAMVHEKFSPCKRHPPAVDAPLPEIRPPPRRRKRPPPAVAHQPQPPGGPPEADLSRWQKNSSELFRIVERESATAARARSAGGLGMPRAKKPHRAAAAAAAAPAKSAFLDAPTSSSDGVVELVQQTKAQSVDNLLAVRYHRRRRGAFAEPERSRDDTDSESSDRQVQSLRHHQPPHHHHRRTSSAAAAEIVPTAAATQPRQRAPLRTIRQQQQQQQPPASGSTSLPPAGALDRACDFSIDNNSDEIEVRFRRGYSTDGSSDATTTVAAIAPPPAQATEPSKMAEKLPLPPRVLQLRRTDSDANRGRWEPAAGVPKHEPKGETPDPTPPAPPPPPPPPPPPPPPPATLPPLPAAPPGSGRAFTPLAEVLRKSIDSAELKRKWLNDFLSQGSEGEPAMKPVTAMELEEAFVPQLDIVQRMDRQLAELESGGTGPPHHRQGSAGSVDIFRRPACDFDEFDELFTPAEEEQQPAGRKTVKLSERATQCIERDSTTSNLCFSSSSFSCASLEDGKPPALPPTVPPPPPPPPPPPAPACLPVAGGAARRRWSAGSDELAPPCRSTVKIQDYSGKHQHLQRVRYLSSPSPSRSSTVAQPPDGDSGGSVDSGEPHAKGNTNAVHPGGGGGSTTVEHSVSTSSRKMLPVPENLTQNGHWTGVERQGDQHTARPDRLSSAGTGGVNNNSNHSVLPDYSEYYNEEGVIII; this is translated from the exons ATGGACTTCTTTAAAA GCGTGCTGCCACCGCTGCCGAAGCTCCCGAAGCTGAAGAAAATCCGCCAATGGAACGGTGGCTCCCTGCTGAACCTGCACCAGTTCCCGAACCTGCCCGCTGCGTTCAACCTCGGCGGCAGTGTCCCGGCCGCCCCCGCCACCACGACCAGCACCCGCCGGCAGCCGGGCCTGCCCCGCGGTGACTGCGTGCACCCGTCGCACGGACCCACCCCACCGCCAGCCCGCGCCCAGCCGCCGCAGCACATGCGCCATTCGTCCGACATTTCCATCATCTCGGCGGCGGTCAGCAGCCGCACGCCGGCCGACTACAGCCACCGGGACAATCTCGGCCTGTACGCGCTCAAGTGCGATCGCAGCGCGGCCAAGCGCGGCAtcctgctccacctgccgcgcAAGATCACGCAAGCGGTCGGCGGCAGCGACATGACGGTGCAGCACGGTGCGCCCGCCATGGTGCACGAGAAGTTTTCCCCCTGCAAGCGGCATCCCCCGGCGGTGGACGCGCCGCTGCCCGAGATAAGACCACCGCCGAGGCGCAGAAAGCGGCCCCCGCCCGCGGTGGCCCACCAGCCGCAACCGCCCGGCGGCCCCCCGGAAGCGGACCTGAGCCGGTGGCAGAAGAACAGCAGCGAGCTGTTCCGGATCGTGGAGCGTGAGTCGGCGACCGCGGCCCGCGCCCGCTCGGCGGGCGGCCTGGGGATGCCGCGGGCAAAGAAGCCGCAccgtgccgccgccgccgccgccgccgccccggCCAAGAGCGCTTTTTTAGACGCACCGACGTCGAGCAGCGACGGCGTGGTCGAGCTGGTCCAGCAGACGAAGGCCCAATCGGTGGACAACCTGCTGGCGGTGCGGTAccaccggcggcggcgggGCGCCTTCGCCGAGCCGGAGCGCTCCCGGGACGACACGGACAGTGAGTCGTCCGACCGGCAGGTACAATCGTTACGGCACCATCAGCCaccgcaccatcatcatcgacgCACCTCGTCGGCTGCCGCAGCGGAAATCGTCCCCACGGCGGCCGCAACACAACCGAGACAACGGGCTCCACTGCGCACCAtacgtcagcagcagcagcagcagcagccgccggcGTCGGGCTCCACCTCACTGCCGCCCGCCGGGGCGCTCGACCGGGCGTGCGATTTCTCCATCGACAACAACTCGGACGAGATCGAGGTGCGGTTCCGGCGGGGCTACAGTACGGACGGCAGCAGCGACGCCACGACGACGGTGGCGGCCATCGCCCCGCCGCCTGCGCAAGCCACCGAGCCCAGCAAGATGGCGGAAAAGCTGCCCCTTCCGCCGCGCGTTTTGCAGCTCCGCCGGACCGACTCGGACGCCAATCGGGGCAGATGGGAGCCGGCTGCCGGGGTACCGAAACACGAGCCCAAAGGCGAGACACCCGATCCCACACCTCCtgctccccctcccccacctcctcctcctcctcctcctccccctccaCCCGCTACTCTTCCTCCACTGCCTGCTGCTCCACCTGGCTCGGGCCGCGCCTTCACGCCACTGGCCGAGGTGCTGCGCAAATCGATCGACAGTGCGGAGCTGAAGCGCAAGTGGCTCAACGACTTCCTGTCGCAGGGCAGCGAGGGCGAGCCGGCGATGAAGCCGGTCACGGCGATGGAGCTGGAGGAAGCGTTCGTGCCGCAGCTCGACATCGTCCAGCGGATGGATCGCCAGCTGGCGGAGCTGGAGTCGGGCGGGACGGGGCCGCCCCACCACCGGCAGGGTTCGGCCGGCAGCGTGGACATCTTCCGCCGGCCGGCCTGCGATTTCGACGAGTTCGACGAGCTGTTCACGCCGGCGGAAGAGGAGCAGCAGCCGGCCGGCCGGAAGACGGTCAAGCTGAGCGAACGGGCCACGCAGTGCATCGAGCGggacagcaccaccagcaatctctgcttctcctcctcctccttctcgtGCGCGAGCCTGGAGGACGGAAAGCCGCCAGCCCTGCCGCCAACTGTGCCGCCTCCGccgcctccaccaccaccgccgccggcaCCGGCTTGCCTGCCGGTTGCGGGTGGCGCAGCACGACGGCGGTGGAGTGCCGGCAGTGACGAGCTGGCACCACCGTGCAGAAGCACGGTCAAGATACAGGACTACAGCGGCAAGCATCAGCACCTGCAGCGCGTGCGCTACCTTTCCTCGCCGTCGCCGTCGCGCAGCTCGACGGTCGCACAGCCGCCGGACGGTGACTCGGGCGGCAGCGTCGACAGTGGCGAACCGCACGCGAAAGGGAACACCAATGCAGTGCAtcccggtggcggtggtggcagcACAACGGTAGAACATTCTGTTTCCACCAGCAGCCGGAAAATGCTGCCCGTGCCGGAAAATCTAACCCAG AACGGCCACTGGACGGGTGTGGAGCGGCAGGGCGATCAACACACGGCGCGTCCGGACCGGCTGTCATCAGCCGGCACCGGCGGagtaaacaacaacagcaaccacaGTGTGCTGCCGGATTACAGCGAATACTACAACGAGGAGGGTGTCATTATTATATGA
- the LOC121598020 gene encoding GDP-D-glucose phosphorylase 1 translates to MSQIRPTTYDLTSSSPDSRTDPELQRLLESTWSERHDAGVGFRYRLHIERERIAEGKFNFLILLNRKRLTERRQPQAFQLDAPFDPSRFNFTRVDPAEVQLELVAPPPTTILINNSPVTVYHSLVVPDRAGQHSQLLTPGGVRVAFELLLRLPDRRYRIGYNSPGAQASVNHLHLHLLRIDTELYVQRAELLPVRGTPLLHRLADHLPAQGYCFVLRDPTTELEHVCTGLMKLIQALAERQMAHNLFWSWTDLHRGGELRALVFPRVTQCVNKAACSFNAAFLELCGFVSVGEGYDYDRLTEDAIVQALREAQGDVYGTLDGMFPVASAD, encoded by the exons ATGTCACAAATACGTCCCACCACGTACGATCTGACCAGCTCGTCGCCAGACTCACGCACTGATCCAGAACTGCAACGGCTGCTAGAATCGACCTggtccgaacggcatgatgcCGGCGTTGGCTTTCGCTACCGTCTGCACATAGAGCGTGAGCGTATTGCGGAAGGAAAGTTCAACTTTCTCATTCTG CTGAACCGCAAACGGCTGACAGAGCGCCGGCAGCCGCAAGCATTCCAGCTCGATGCACCGTTCGATCCGTCCCGGTTCAACTTTACCCGCGTCGATCCGGCCGAGGTGCAGCTCGAGCTGGTCGCGCCGCCGCCGACCACGATCCTGATTAACAACAGCCCGGTGACGGTGTATCATTCGCTAGTCGTGCCCGACCGGGCGGGTCAGCACTCGCAGCTGCTCACACCGGGCGGTGTGCGTGTAGCgttcgagctgctgctgcgcctgcCCGACCGACGCTACCGGATCGGTTACAACAGTCCCGGTGCGCAAGCGTCCGTCAACCATCTGCATCTGCATTTGCTTCGTATCGATACGGAGCTCTACGTGCAGCGTGCG GAACTGCTTCCCGTGCGTGGCACTCCGTTGCTGCACCGACTGGCGGATCATCTGCCGGCCCAGGGGTATTGCTTCGTGCTGCGCGACCCAACCACGGAGCTGGAGCACGTCTGCACCGGGCTGATGAAGCTGATCCAGGCGCTAGCGGAGCGGCAGATGGCACATAATCTCTTCTGGAGCTGGACCGACCTGCACCGGGGTGGCGAGCTGCGGGCCCTGGTGTTTCCCCGCGTGACCCAGTGCGTCAACAAGGCGGCCTGCTCGTTCAATGCCGCGTTTCTCGAGCTGTGCGGGTTCGTTTCCGTCGGTGAGGGGTACGATTACGACCGGCTGACGGAGGACGCTATCGTGCAGGCGCTGCGGGAAGCGCAGGGTGACGTGTACGGGACGCTGGACGGCATGTTTCCCGTCGCTAGTGCCGATTGA